The DNA sequence GTTAATATGTACCAGCCCTGGACCACTAGTCTACCCGGGTAGAAGCTGCTAGGGGGTCCGGATTCCTGGAATCCGGATTATATCCTATCATTTtccccccactcccttatacaGGTTTGCTGTGTGAGGGAGTAGAGTTTTTTCGTTTGCCCCTTAACCGGGTAAGTTGAAAAGTTGTGCTTTGCTCCCCTACCCGGGTAGGTTTGGGTGATGGGTGCATTTTTGCTTTTGCTCCCCTGTCCAGGTAGATCTGGACAAGAGGTGAAGCGTTTTTTTCCCCTGTCCGGGTGGATCCGGACAAGGGGTGAAGCTTTTTGCTTTTGCTCCTAGACTCGGGTTCATCCGAGTCGTGACGACCACTCGAGGATCTAGGGACGAACGTGATATGCCCATAACTAATTATGACTCTTCCGACTCGTAGCAAGATCGTGATACCCCTCCCCGGAGGAGAAGAGATACTGATCATAGCCGAGGCGACAGGCGTCGCTCGAGGCAACACAACCGTGAGTCTCATAGACCTACGAACCCAAGTTATGACGAACGGATCCGAACCTTTGACGAGGAAATTGCTTGAATGAAAAGGGAGATGGCAAATCACCAACCTCCTGAACCAAGGGACGAGAATCCCCATCGTTCAAGTATGAATCAAATCCACTTATTACCAGCAGGTGACCCCAACAACCCCGTTCCGCCGTATAATGAAGAAATCATGTGTGCAAGGATCTTCAAAAAGTTCAAGCTTCTAATTATTAAGGCTTATGATGGCACGGTGACCCCGCTAACAACGTTCGAATGTTTATGAACGTTTTGTTGCTCCAACCAGTCATGGAGGCAATCAAATCCCGAGCTTTTCCTCAGACCTTGAGCGGGATGGCACAACACTGGTACAGTCGCTTACCCCCAAATTCTATTCCTTGTTTTGGGGATTTGAGCAAGGCCTTCAAAGGACAGTTTGTTGGAAGGAAGACCCACATGAATCATTTCACCAAAGAGGCCTCGAAGGTCCCGGATCTAGATCAGAAGGTAGTTATGATTGCGCTCCAACAAGGTATTACAGATGACAACTTCCGTCAGTCTttagccaagagggcccctgacAATATGAATGATTTACAAGAGAGAGCTGAGAAGTATATTAAGGCGGATGAAAGTTTGAGGAAATCACAGAACAATGAGGGACCGAATACCAATTCCAAGAAACGTGGAAGTGATACGTAGTACAACGCAGATAATAAGTACTCCAAGACAGAAGACGGTGAAAAATCGCCTGCTAAAAAGAAACTAGGACCAAAGTTCGCTGAGTATGCTAGGCTTAATGcccgaggagtcaaatcctAATGGAGATCGAGAAGGATGAAAGTgttagatggccgaagcctataagAACCGACCTAGAGAAACGAAACAAAGATTTGTATTGTCGATTCCATAAAGATACGGGACATAAGACCAATGATTGCCGGCAATTAAAAGATGAAATTGAGTTCTTGTTTCGCAAAGGAAAGTTGTCCAAGTATACCAAGGACGGGGATAAGAATCATCGGGACAATGACAATCGCGAAAGAGACAATGATGACAGGAGAactcagcctcgagggcctgtgaTTAATGTGATTTCTGGAGGACCTACAGCTGCCGGTACCTCCAGTAATTCAAGGAAGACATATGCAAGGGAAGTAATACGTATAGTTGGAGAGCCCTCGAAGAGGGAAAAGATTGAGTATGCTTTAGCATTCGAATATTTAGATCTTGAAAAGGTGAAATTCCCCCATGATGATCCTTTATTAATTACCACGGTCATTGGGAACTCATATGTGAAAAGGGTACTCCTCGGTGGACATTTTGTTCCATTATGCCTATGAAAAAATGGGGTATGCTGATCCCCAACTACACACCttcagatatgcctatatacgGTTTTAATAACGCATAAATGAAAATCGAAGGTATGATCCAACTACCGGTGATAATGGGCACCGAGCCTAGACAGGCCACATGCATGTTGAACTTTTTGGTTGTTAAAGCTTTGTCAACCTACAGTGCTATCATTGGGAGGACATGGATACATGCTTTTATAGCAATTCCATCCACTTACCACTTGAAGATCAAGTTCCCGACTAGGAACAGAGTGGGAGAAGAAAAAGGAGACCAGAAAATGGGCAGAAGTTGTTATGTAGAGGCATTGAAATCTGGAGGAGCCGGGGGGCAAGTAGTACCCATAGAGGACCTCGATGTCCGAGGAGAGGAGGAAAGGAGAGGCAAGCCGGCCGAGGATTTAGTTCCTATCACGTTGTATGCCGAGGAGCCTGATAAGGTCACCTATGTTGGGGCATTACTCCAGGAAGACTTGAAACAAGAGCTTGTGAAATAATTAAGGAACAACCGAGATGTGTTTTCTTGGACAGCAGCTGATATGCCAGGGATCCATCCCCTATTCATGACTCATAAATTGAATGTGAACCCTGAGAGGAAACCTATTaagcaaaagaaaataaattttgctCCCGAAAGACAGGAAGCCATAAAAAAAGAAgtcgataagttgttggaagcaggTTTCATTGAAGAAATTcaatttccagaatggttgGCCAAACTGGTCATGGTAAAAAAGGCTAATGGGAGGTGGAGGATGTGTGCAGACTTCACCGACCTAAACGACGCTTGCCCAAAGGATTGCTTCTCACTTCCAAGTATAGACACGCTGATAGATGCTACCGCTAGTCTTGAGATGCTAAGCTCCATGGATGGTTTTAGTGGATACAATCAAATCCGGATGGACATGGACGACGTACCCAAGGTATCATTCATCACTTACTTTTGTGTATtatgttatttggttatggcctttggacttaagaatgcaggagccacgTACCAATGCCCAACAAagaagatgtttaaacatctgataGGTAAGACTATGGAGGTGTATGTAGATGATATGTTAGCGAAAAGCTTGAATaaagcggatcaccttgaacaTTTGAAAGAggcttttgaagtcctgaggacacaTAAGATGATGCTAAACCCAGCCAAGTGTTCCTTTGGAGTTGGATCTGGGAAGTTTTTAGGTTTAATGGTCTCCAAGCGTGGGATCGAGGCCAACCCCGATAAGATAAAAGCTATCCTGGATATGGAACCACCCAAGAGCATAAGGGACGTACAGAAATTGACGAGAAGGATTGCAGCCTTGGGAAGGTTTGTGTCTAAGTTAGGTGATAAGTGCCTACCTTTCTTCAAAgcattaaagaaggttaagGATTTCGAATGGACAGGTGAGAGCTAGGTGGCCTTCGATGAGttaaagaaatatatggcagagccacctctTCTATCGAAACCCATAGACGGTGAAGTCTTGTGTGTATACTTGGCCGTTTCTGAACAAGCACTGAGTGCTGTCTTGGTTCGAGACGAGTTAAAAATTCAGAAACCAGTAACGTTAGCAAGGTTCTACACGGAGCAGAGCTCAATTATTTGTTGATCAAAAAGTTTGCTTTAGCCATGATCACAGCCTCGAGGAAGTTAAGGCCTTACTTTtagtctcataagatagaagttTTGACAGACCAACCGATTCGTAATGTTATACATAGCCCGAGGGCTAGTGGGACATTAATTAATTGGGCGGTTGAGCTTGGGGAGTTTGATAACCGATACAAGCCACgaacatcgatcaaagtttagGCTCTAGCTGATTTCCTCgttgaatgcaccattgacaaccaggaagtcgggggcaGGAGGATAAGGTAGTGGAACCTACTAAGGAAGAGAAACCCAAAGaatattggctactattttttgGCGGAGCTACAAAAAGAAAAGGTAGTAGTGCAAGACTTGTGCTTCAGAGCCCTGATGGCTTTATTGTGGAATACGCTATTAAGTTGGACTTCCCAACTACTAACAATGAAGCCGAGTATGAAGCATTGATAGTTGGACTTGGTTTGGAAAGAACCCtgagggtaaagaatttgaaagtCTGTGGGGACTCAAAACTCGTGGTCTTtcaagtgaatggtgagtttgaagctCGTGAAGAAAGTATGTCAATAATACTTGAGATTTTTGAAGACTCAGATAGCGCAATTCGAAGAGTGTCTGGTAGAGTATATACCAAGGGAAGAAAATACAATGCCTTATCACAATTTGCATCCTCAGGCAATGAGGTTTGCTCATGAAGTGTTTATTATCAGGTTCTAAGAACCCCAAGCATCAATGCAAAGTTAGTTGCTCCGATCGACACAGGAGCCACATGGATGGATGGGATTAAGCTGTATTCTGAGAATGGTCACCTGCCACCAAATATCGATGAAGCACGGAAGTTGCAGGTAAGGGCCCTTAAGTACGTACTTATTGAGGGAATCTTGTATAGAAAGTCGTTTGTAATCCCTTATTTgagatgtttgaggccggatgaggctcgGGAAGCCCTTAGAGAGGTTCATGAAGGTGTATGTGGTCAACACCTCGGAGGAAGGGCATTGGCTCATAAGGTCACTCGCCTTGGATTTTACTGGTCGGACATGCTAAAGCATGCTCAAGACTATGTGAAGAGGTTCAATCGCTGTCATAGGTTCGCCCCAAGTGTACGACAGCCGCCTGAGATGTTCACATCCATTTATACTCCGATCCCTTTTGCCATGTGGGGGATGGACATTCTTGGACCATTTCCGTTCGCTAGCGCACAAAGAAAGTTCTTGTTAGTAACAATCAACTATTTTACaaagtggattgaggccaagccgctggccaagataaccaccaagcaagttgcACAGTTCGTATGGGAGAACATTATTTGCAGATATGGATTACCTCGAGTCATGATTGTGACGGATAATGGAACTCAATTCAACAATGTTGAGTATAAGAGTTACTGTGAAGATTACTCAATTGAACTTCGTTTTACCTCCGTTGCCCAccctcaagctaatggacaagctgaggttGCCAATAG is a window from the Daucus carota subsp. sativus chromosome 8, DH1 v3.0, whole genome shotgun sequence genome containing:
- the LOC135148427 gene encoding uncharacterized protein LOC135148427, translated to MTHKLNVNPERKPIKQKKINFAPERQEAIKKEVDKLLEAGFIEEIQFPEWLAKLVMVKKANGRWRMCADFTDLNDACPKDCFSLPSIDTLIDATASLEMLSSMDGFSGYNQIRMDMDDVPKVSFITYFCVLCYLVMAFGLKNAGATYQCPTKKMFKHLIGKTMEVYVDDMLAKSLNKADHLEHLKEAFEVLRTHKMMLNPAKCSFGVGSGKFLGLMVSKRGIEANPDKIKAILDMEPPKSIRDVQKLTRRIAALGRFVSKLGDKCLPFFKALKKVKDFEWTGSRGQEDKVVEPTKEEKPKEYWLLFFGGATKRKGSSARLVLQSPDGFIVEYAIKLDFPTTNNEAEYEALIVGLGLERTLRVKNLKVCGDSKLVVFQVNGEFEAREESMSIILEIFEDSDSAIRRVSGRVLRTPSINAKLVAPIDTGATWMDGIKLYSENGHLPPNIDEARKLQVRALKYVLIEGILYRKSFVIPYLRCLRPDEAREALREVHEGVCGQHLGGRALAHKVTRLGFYWSDMLKHAQDYVKRFNRCHRFAPSVRQPPEMFTSIYTPIPFAMWGMDILGPFPFASAQRKFLLVTINYFTKWIEAKPLAKITTKQVAQFVWENIICRYGLPRVMIVTDNGTQFNNVEYKSYCEDYSIELRFTSVAHPQANGQAEVANRIILNGLKKRVEKAQGSWADELLSILGVSNNLVRFRLERLPSS
- the LOC108198038 gene encoding uncharacterized protein LOC108198038, with product MEAIKSRAFPQTLSGMAQHWYSRLPPNSIPCFGDLSKAFKGQFVGRKTHMNHFTKEASKVPDLDQKVVMIALQQGITDDNFRQSLAKRAPDNMNDLQERAEKYIKADESLRKSQNNEGPNTNSKKRGSDT